In Serratia marcescens subsp. marcescens ATCC 13880, a single genomic region encodes these proteins:
- a CDS encoding helix-turn-helix domain-containing protein, which produces MTNEDIFFIEELIEWVEIHLEKRPNLDEVARISGYSKWHLQRKFKRITGIQLATYIRSRILTRAAVALRITRRSIIDISDELGFDSQQTFTRMFKQRFGTTPNRYRSMEHWDVKNLMPRFNFEASYGAGYYPEVKRLTLPDMQLVGFTRRLDFASEQELEYSSCMAMKDEIFNDFFKGLHVDCRRIYSIYSPHAGEGDELSSTLVMAVDPEHRKDILSNHQIDTFHLPSREFISINHKGSAKECLQFFGYLMSHVMPGLKDEVRGSMEMEIIQTKEWNPESKLRQIEVDYTYLISID; this is translated from the coding sequence ATGACAAATGAAGACATTTTTTTTATTGAAGAGCTAATTGAGTGGGTGGAGATACATCTGGAGAAACGGCCAAACCTGGATGAAGTTGCGCGTATTTCGGGCTATTCCAAGTGGCATCTGCAGCGTAAATTCAAGCGTATTACCGGCATTCAACTCGCCACCTATATCCGTTCGCGCATCCTGACACGCGCCGCGGTGGCGCTGCGTATCACCCGTCGCTCCATCATCGACATCTCCGATGAGCTGGGCTTCGACTCTCAGCAGACTTTTACCCGCATGTTCAAGCAGCGCTTCGGCACTACCCCCAATCGCTACCGCTCGATGGAGCACTGGGACGTGAAAAACCTGATGCCGCGCTTTAACTTCGAAGCCAGCTACGGCGCCGGTTATTACCCGGAAGTGAAGCGGCTGACGCTGCCCGACATGCAGTTGGTCGGCTTCACGCGCCGGCTGGATTTCGCCTCCGAACAGGAGCTGGAGTACTCGTCCTGCATGGCGATGAAGGACGAGATTTTCAACGACTTCTTCAAGGGGCTGCACGTTGACTGTCGGCGGATTTACAGCATCTACTCCCCTCATGCCGGGGAGGGCGACGAGCTCTCATCCACGCTGGTGATGGCGGTCGATCCTGAACACAGAAAGGATATTCTTTCCAACCATCAGATAGACACCTTCCATTTGCCGAGCCGCGAGTTTATCTCTATCAACCATAAGGGGTCGGCGAAAGAGTGTTTGCAGTTTTTCGGCTACCTGATGTCGCATGTGATGCCGGGGTTGAAGGATGAAGTGCGCGGCAGTATGGAAATGGAGATCATTCAAACCAAAGAGTGGAATCCGGAATCCAAACTGCGCCAGATTGAAGTGGATTACACCTACCTGATCTCTATCGATTAA
- the rsxC gene encoding electron transport complex subunit RsxC: MLNLFAAFKKDRIWDFDGGIHPPEMKTQSSGAPLRVAPLPKTFIIPLQQHLGPEGELCVSAGDRVLKGQPLTVGRGRTVPVHAPTSGTVSAITPHITAHPSGLTELCVIIEADGEDRWCERDPVADYRQSPATELIQRIHQAGIAGLGGAGFPTASKLQGGMSGVETLILNAAECEPYITADDRLMQEHADQIIEGTQILQHILQPKVTLIGIEDNKPEAIAALKLALRGQSGIALRVIPTKYPSGGAKQLTKILTGKEVPHGKHSSAIGVLMQNVGTAFAIKRAIVDGEPLIERVVTLTGEAIERPGNLWARIGTPVQHLLDFTGFRPQAQQMVVMGGPLMGFTLPALNVPIVKISNCILAPTVDEMTPQEPEQSCIRCGLCVDACPAGLLPQQLYWFSRGQEHDKARNHNLFDCIECGACAFVCPSNIPLVQYYRQEKAEIKAIDLEAARTAEAKARYEAKLARLEREKLAREERHKKAAVKLTDDDQGAVQAALARVRSKNAEAAVTPVNGQQPDNSEMIAAREARKAQARERRAQLAAEVETEAPPATAGDDARKAAVAAALARVKARKEAPAADSSAPAATEDDPRKAAVAAALARVKAKKAEQQADAPAPAEPAPVAAEEDPCKAAVAAALARVKAKKAAQQADASAPAEPAPAAAEEDPRKAAVAAAIARAKAKKAARESLAAETEDK, from the coding sequence ATGCTTAATCTGTTCGCCGCCTTTAAAAAAGACCGGATCTGGGATTTCGACGGCGGGATCCATCCACCGGAAATGAAAACGCAGTCCAGCGGTGCGCCGCTGCGTGTCGCGCCCCTGCCCAAGACCTTTATCATTCCGCTGCAGCAGCATTTGGGGCCGGAAGGCGAGCTGTGCGTCAGCGCCGGCGATCGGGTGTTGAAAGGCCAACCGCTGACCGTCGGCCGCGGGCGCACCGTGCCGGTGCATGCCCCGACCTCGGGCACCGTCAGCGCCATTACCCCGCACATCACCGCTCACCCGTCCGGGCTGACGGAGCTGTGCGTGATTATCGAGGCAGACGGGGAAGACCGCTGGTGCGAGCGCGATCCGGTGGCGGACTATCGCCAATCGCCCGCCACGGAACTGATTCAACGTATTCATCAGGCCGGCATCGCCGGCCTGGGCGGCGCCGGTTTCCCGACCGCCAGCAAGCTGCAAGGCGGCATGAGCGGCGTGGAAACGCTGATCCTCAACGCCGCCGAGTGCGAGCCGTACATCACCGCCGACGACCGCCTGATGCAGGAACATGCCGATCAGATCATTGAAGGCACGCAGATCCTGCAACACATTCTGCAGCCCAAGGTCACGCTGATCGGCATCGAAGACAACAAGCCGGAGGCAATCGCGGCGCTGAAACTGGCGTTGCGCGGCCAGTCCGGCATTGCGCTGCGCGTCATCCCGACCAAATACCCGTCCGGCGGCGCCAAGCAGCTGACCAAAATTTTGACCGGCAAGGAAGTGCCGCACGGCAAGCACTCCTCCGCTATCGGCGTATTGATGCAAAACGTCGGCACCGCCTTCGCCATCAAGCGAGCGATCGTCGACGGCGAACCGCTGATTGAGCGCGTAGTTACCCTGACCGGCGAGGCGATCGAGCGCCCCGGCAACCTGTGGGCGCGCATTGGCACGCCGGTGCAGCACCTGCTTGACTTCACCGGTTTCCGCCCGCAGGCGCAGCAGATGGTGGTCATGGGCGGCCCGCTGATGGGCTTCACCCTGCCCGCGCTGAACGTGCCGATCGTCAAGATCAGCAACTGCATTCTGGCGCCGACGGTGGATGAAATGACGCCGCAGGAACCGGAGCAGTCCTGCATCCGCTGCGGCCTGTGCGTAGACGCTTGCCCTGCCGGGCTGCTGCCACAACAGCTGTACTGGTTCAGCCGTGGACAGGAGCACGACAAGGCGCGCAACCATAACCTGTTCGACTGCATCGAATGCGGCGCCTGCGCGTTCGTCTGCCCCAGCAATATCCCGCTGGTGCAGTACTACCGGCAGGAAAAGGCCGAAATCAAGGCTATCGATCTGGAAGCGGCGCGCACCGCCGAGGCCAAGGCGCGTTACGAGGCCAAGCTGGCGCGTCTGGAGCGTGAAAAACTGGCGCGTGAAGAGCGACATAAAAAGGCCGCCGTCAAACTGACCGACGACGATCAGGGCGCAGTGCAGGCCGCGCTGGCGCGCGTGCGCAGCAAGAATGCCGAAGCGGCGGTTACGCCGGTCAACGGCCAGCAGCCGGACAACAGCGAGATGATCGCCGCCCGCGAAGCGCGTAAAGCGCAGGCGCGCGAACGTCGTGCCCAGCTGGCTGCCGAGGTGGAAACGGAAGCGCCACCGGCGACCGCCGGCGACGACGCGCGTAAAGCCGCCGTGGCCGCGGCGCTGGCCCGTGTGAAAGCGCGTAAAGAGGCGCCGGCCGCAGACAGCTCCGCCCCGGCAGCAACAGAGGACGATCCGCGCAAAGCGGCCGTTGCGGCCGCCCTGGCGCGCGTGAAGGCCAAAAAGGCAGAGCAGCAGGCGGATGCCCCTGCTCCAGCGGAACCGGCGCCGGTTGCAGCCGAAGAAGATCCGTGCAAGGCGGCGGTCGCGGCGGCACTGGCGCGCGTAAAAGCCAAGAAAGCGGCGCAACAGGCGGATGCCTCTGCACCGGCGGAACCGGCGCCGGCGGCAGCCGAAGAAGACCCGCGCAAGGCGGCGGTCGCGGCGGCTATCGCCCGCGCCAAAGCCAAAAAAGCCGCCAGGGAATCGCTGGCGGCGGAAACGGAAGACAAATGA
- the rsxB gene encoding electron transport complex subunit RsxB, whose amino-acid sequence MTALWIAIAALSALGLLFGLVLGYAARRFEVEEDPVAEQVDAILPQSQCGQCGYPGCRPYAEAVANGEMINKCAPGGEQVMLKLAELLNVEPQPLGSEAAAEPERKVAYIDEANCIGCTKCIQACPVDAIVGATRAMHTVITDLCTGCDLCVAPCPTDCIEMRPVATTTANWKWDMKTIPVQVIHVEQHA is encoded by the coding sequence ATGACTGCGTTGTGGATAGCTATCGCGGCTTTGAGCGCGCTCGGGCTGCTGTTCGGACTGGTGCTGGGCTACGCCGCGCGCCGTTTTGAGGTGGAAGAAGATCCGGTCGCCGAGCAGGTCGACGCGATCCTGCCGCAGAGCCAGTGCGGGCAGTGCGGCTACCCCGGCTGTCGCCCCTATGCCGAGGCGGTGGCCAACGGCGAGATGATCAACAAATGCGCGCCGGGCGGCGAACAGGTGATGCTGAAACTGGCGGAGCTGCTCAACGTAGAGCCGCAGCCGCTGGGCAGCGAAGCCGCCGCCGAGCCGGAGCGTAAAGTGGCCTATATCGACGAGGCCAACTGCATCGGCTGCACCAAGTGCATTCAGGCCTGCCCGGTGGACGCCATCGTCGGCGCCACCCGCGCCATGCACACCGTCATCACCGACCTCTGTACCGGCTGCGATCTGTGCGTCGCACCTTGCCCTACCGACTGTATTGAAATGAGACCGGTCGCTACCACCACCGCCAACTGGAAGTGGGACATGAAGACGATCCCGGTGCAAGTGATCCACGTGGAGCAACATGCTTAA
- the rsxA gene encoding electron transport complex subunit RsxA, producing MTEYLLLFVGTVLVNNFVLVKFLGLCPFLGVSKKLESAIGMGMATTFVMTLASVSAWVINTFILVPLDLVYLRTLSFILVIAVVVQFTEMVVRKTSPALYRLLGIFLPLITTNCAVLGVALLNVNLGYNFLQSAVYGFSAAAGFSLVMVLFAAIRERLAVADVPAPFRGSSIALITAGLMSLAFMGFTGLVKF from the coding sequence ATGACCGAATACCTGCTCCTGTTTGTCGGCACCGTACTGGTGAACAACTTCGTTCTGGTGAAGTTTCTTGGCCTGTGCCCGTTCCTCGGCGTTTCCAAGAAGCTGGAAAGCGCCATCGGCATGGGAATGGCCACCACCTTCGTCATGACGCTGGCCTCCGTCAGCGCCTGGGTGATCAACACCTTTATTCTGGTTCCGCTGGATCTGGTGTATCTGCGCACGCTCTCCTTCATTCTGGTGATCGCCGTCGTCGTTCAGTTCACCGAGATGGTGGTGCGCAAGACCAGCCCGGCGCTCTACCGCCTGCTGGGCATCTTCCTGCCGCTGATCACCACCAACTGTGCGGTGCTGGGCGTAGCGTTGCTAAACGTCAACCTCGGCTATAACTTCCTGCAGTCCGCCGTTTACGGCTTCAGCGCCGCCGCCGGTTTCTCGCTGGTGATGGTGCTGTTCGCCGCCATTCGCGAACGTCTGGCGGTCGCCGACGTGCCGGCGCCGTTCCGCGGCTCCTCGATCGCGCTGATCACCGCCGGGCTGATGTCGCTGGCCTTTATGGGCTTTACCGGGCTGGTGAAATTCTAA
- a CDS encoding DUF2569 domain-containing protein, whose translation MSQAEYTRIGGWLLAPLAYLIVTLLSASLMLLLYAMAIFMPESRDYLLTNAQAFTLQWYFSVLTTLLMWGFTLWLVFLFCQRSQRFPKLFLLWLLITVILAVKAFAFAPVPDEVAVRSLGWPLLMAALLVPYIKRSQRVKGTFTER comes from the coding sequence ATGTCTCAAGCTGAATACACTCGTATCGGCGGTTGGTTGCTGGCCCCGCTGGCCTATCTGATCGTCACCCTGCTCAGCGCCAGCCTGATGCTGCTCCTGTACGCCATGGCGATCTTCATGCCCGAGTCGCGCGATTATCTGTTGACCAACGCCCAGGCGTTTACCCTGCAATGGTACTTTTCGGTGCTGACCACGCTTTTGATGTGGGGCTTCACCCTGTGGCTGGTGTTTCTGTTTTGCCAGCGCTCGCAGCGCTTCCCCAAACTGTTCTTGTTATGGCTGCTGATCACGGTGATCCTGGCGGTGAAAGCCTTCGCCTTTGCGCCGGTGCCGGATGAAGTGGCGGTGCGCAGCCTCGGCTGGCCGCTGCTGATGGCGGCGCTGCTGGTGCCTTATATCAAGCGCTCGCAACGGGTCAAAGGCACCTTTACCGAACGTTAA
- a CDS encoding oxidoreductase, whose product MAEKIRVGLVGYGYAGKTFHAPLIAGTPGLELAAVSSSDAGKVHADWPSMTVVGDAQALFADPALDLIVIPTPNDTHFPLAQQALAAGKHVVVDKPFTVTLSQAQALQQQAQQSGLLLSVFHNRRWDSDFLTLKALLKDGSLGEVVYFESHFDRYRPQVRQRWREQGGVGSGIWFDLGPHLLDQALQLFGKPERLFVDLGELRPGAQAVDYFHALLSYGDRRVVLHASMLAAAESPRYVVHGTRGSYVKYGLDPQEDRLKAGERLPQADWGYDMREGVVTLSRDDLLAEQPLLNIPGNYPAYYAAVRDAIAGTGENPVPAADAIAVMALIELGLESARLQQALPVV is encoded by the coding sequence ATGGCTGAGAAAATTCGTGTCGGGCTGGTCGGTTACGGCTACGCCGGCAAAACCTTTCATGCGCCGCTGATTGCCGGTACGCCGGGGCTGGAGTTGGCCGCCGTCTCCAGCAGCGATGCCGGCAAAGTGCACGCCGACTGGCCGTCGATGACGGTGGTGGGGGATGCGCAAGCGCTGTTCGCCGATCCGGCCCTCGATCTGATCGTCATTCCTACCCCCAACGATACCCATTTCCCGCTGGCGCAGCAGGCGTTGGCCGCCGGCAAGCACGTGGTGGTGGATAAACCGTTTACCGTGACGCTGTCACAAGCGCAGGCGCTGCAACAGCAGGCGCAGCAGAGCGGTTTACTGCTGTCGGTGTTCCACAACCGCCGCTGGGACAGCGATTTCCTTACCCTTAAAGCGCTGTTAAAGGACGGTTCGCTGGGCGAGGTGGTGTATTTCGAGTCGCATTTCGATCGCTACCGGCCGCAGGTGCGCCAGCGCTGGCGTGAACAAGGCGGCGTCGGCAGCGGCATCTGGTTCGATTTGGGGCCGCATCTGCTCGATCAGGCGCTGCAACTCTTCGGCAAACCCGAACGGCTGTTTGTCGATCTGGGTGAGCTGCGGCCGGGGGCGCAGGCAGTGGACTATTTCCACGCGCTGCTAAGCTATGGCGATCGCCGTGTGGTGCTGCACGCCAGCATGCTGGCGGCGGCAGAGAGCCCGCGCTACGTGGTGCACGGCACCCGCGGCAGCTATGTCAAATACGGCCTCGATCCGCAGGAAGACCGACTGAAGGCCGGCGAGCGTCTGCCTCAGGCCGATTGGGGCTATGACATGCGCGAGGGTGTAGTGACGCTGTCACGTGACGATCTGCTGGCGGAGCAACCGCTGCTCAACATTCCCGGCAATTACCCGGCTTATTACGCGGCGGTGCGCGACGCGATCGCCGGTACAGGCGAAAACCCGGTGCCAGCCGCCGACGCCATCGCGGTGATGGCATTGATCGAACTGGGGCTGGAATCGGCCCGGCTGCAGCAGGCGCTGCCGGTGGTTTGA
- a CDS encoding bile acid:sodium symporter family protein yields MSWLQRLRIDKFLLVLILVVIVASLFPCEGIWKTFFEHLTTAAIALLFFMHGAKLSREAIIAGMSHWKLHLLVFLSTFALFPLLGLAMNLLVPGIMTPTVYLGFLYLCALPATVQSAIAFTSAAGGNVAAAICSASASSILGVFLSPLLVGALMHTQGGNTDVLHAIGSIILQLMVPFVIGHLARPLIGKWIDRHRKLINLTDRSSILLVVYTAFSAAVVEGIWHRIDGWSLLTILVMSLVLLTVVLVINTYAARWLGFNTADEITIVFCGSKKSLANGIPMANVLFPAAAVGAMVLPLMIFHQVQLMVCAVLAQRYARKTAKQRAEAEALAAK; encoded by the coding sequence ATGTCCTGGTTGCAGCGTTTGCGCATTGATAAATTTTTGCTGGTTCTGATTTTGGTGGTGATCGTCGCCTCGCTGTTCCCCTGCGAAGGCATCTGGAAAACCTTCTTTGAACACCTGACCACCGCGGCCATCGCGCTGCTGTTCTTTATGCACGGCGCCAAGCTGTCGCGCGAGGCGATCATCGCCGGCATGAGTCACTGGAAGCTGCATCTGCTGGTGTTCCTCAGCACCTTTGCGCTGTTCCCGCTGCTCGGACTGGCGATGAACCTGCTGGTGCCGGGCATCATGACGCCGACGGTCTATCTCGGTTTCCTCTATCTGTGCGCGCTGCCGGCCACGGTGCAGTCGGCCATCGCTTTTACCTCGGCGGCAGGCGGCAACGTGGCGGCGGCGATCTGCAGCGCCTCGGCGTCGAGCATTCTTGGCGTGTTCCTGTCGCCGCTGCTGGTGGGGGCGTTGATGCATACTCAGGGCGGCAATACCGACGTGTTGCACGCCATCGGTTCAATCATTTTGCAATTGATGGTGCCGTTCGTGATCGGTCACCTGGCGCGGCCATTGATCGGCAAGTGGATCGACCGTCATCGCAAGCTGATCAACCTGACCGACCGTTCGTCGATCCTGCTGGTGGTGTATACCGCGTTCAGCGCGGCGGTGGTGGAAGGGATTTGGCACCGCATCGACGGTTGGTCGCTGCTGACCATCCTGGTGATGTCGCTGGTGCTGCTGACGGTGGTGCTGGTGATCAACACCTACGCGGCGCGCTGGCTGGGCTTCAACACCGCCGATGAGATCACCATCGTCTTCTGCGGTTCTAAAAAGAGCCTGGCGAACGGCATTCCTATGGCCAACGTGCTGTTCCCGGCCGCGGCGGTGGGCGCCATGGTGCTGCCGCTGATGATTTTCCACCAGGTTCAACTGATGGTGTGCGCGGTGCTGGCGCAGCGCTATGCGCGTAAAACCGCCAAACAGCGGGCCGAGGCGGAGGCGCTGGCGGCCAAATAG
- a CDS encoding AAA family ATPase, which yields MSDKLRRIVLTGGPGSGKSTLIDVLHRRGFPHSQEAGRAIIQDQVSIGGHALPWGDRQAFAERMLDWELRSWREATGETCWFFDRGLPDIAGYLTLCGLPIPAHLTAAIGAFRYAERVFIAPPWQAIYAQDSERKQSFAEAELTYRAMVAVYRRYGYQLQELPRASPDERADFLLDALSHR from the coding sequence ATGTCTGACAAACTACGCCGCATCGTGCTGACCGGCGGCCCGGGTTCGGGCAAAAGCACGCTCATCGACGTTCTTCATCGCCGAGGCTTTCCGCACTCGCAGGAGGCCGGCCGGGCGATTATTCAGGATCAGGTGAGTATCGGCGGCCATGCGCTGCCGTGGGGCGATCGCCAGGCCTTCGCCGAGCGGATGCTCGATTGGGAACTGCGCTCATGGCGCGAAGCGACGGGGGAAACATGCTGGTTCTTCGATCGCGGGCTGCCGGATATCGCCGGGTATCTCACGCTGTGCGGACTGCCGATCCCCGCGCATTTGACGGCGGCGATCGGCGCCTTTCGCTATGCCGAAAGGGTGTTCATCGCCCCGCCGTGGCAAGCGATCTACGCGCAGGACAGTGAGAGAAAACAATCTTTCGCCGAAGCCGAGCTGACCTACCGGGCGATGGTGGCCGTCTATCGCCGCTATGGCTATCAGCTGCAAGAACTGCCGCGCGCCTCACCGGACGAGCGCGCCGACTTTCTGCTCGACGCGCTGAGCCACCGTTAG
- the add gene encoding adenosine deaminase produces MIDPRLPLTDIHRHLDGNIRAQTILDLGRQFNLALPANDLESLRPHVQITHAEPDLVSFLQKLDWGVAVLGDLDACRRVAYENVEDAANAGLHYAELRFSPYYMAMKHQLPVAGVVEAVIDGIRSGCRDRDIDIRLIGIMSRTFGEAACLQELEGLLAHRDGITALDLAGDELGFPGSLFLSHFNRARDAGLRITVHAGEAAGPESIWQAIRELGAERIGHGVKAVEDPALMDFLAEHGIGIESCLTSNIQTSTVPSLAQHPLATFLRHGVLASINTDDPAVQGIEIEHEYRVAAPQAGLTPEEIRTAQENGLKLAFLSEQEKQALRAKVQG; encoded by the coding sequence ATGATCGATCCCCGCCTACCGCTTACCGACATTCACCGCCATCTCGACGGCAACATCCGCGCGCAGACCATTCTCGACCTCGGTCGCCAGTTCAATCTCGCCCTGCCGGCCAATGATTTGGAGAGCCTGCGCCCGCACGTGCAGATCACCCATGCCGAACCGGATCTGGTCAGCTTCCTGCAGAAACTGGACTGGGGCGTGGCGGTGCTGGGCGATCTGGACGCCTGCCGCCGGGTGGCTTACGAAAACGTCGAGGACGCTGCCAACGCCGGCCTGCACTATGCCGAGCTGCGTTTCTCCCCTTACTACATGGCGATGAAGCATCAACTACCGGTCGCCGGCGTGGTGGAAGCGGTGATCGATGGGATCCGTTCGGGCTGCCGCGATCGCGACATCGACATTCGCCTGATCGGCATCATGAGCCGCACCTTCGGCGAGGCCGCCTGTCTGCAGGAACTGGAAGGATTGCTGGCGCACCGCGACGGCATTACCGCGCTGGATTTGGCGGGCGATGAGCTGGGCTTCCCCGGCAGCCTGTTCCTCAGCCACTTCAACCGCGCGCGCGACGCCGGCCTGCGCATCACCGTGCACGCGGGCGAAGCCGCCGGCCCGGAAAGCATCTGGCAGGCGATCCGCGAGCTGGGCGCCGAACGTATCGGCCACGGGGTGAAAGCGGTCGAAGATCCGGCTCTGATGGACTTCCTGGCGGAACACGGCATCGGCATCGAATCCTGCCTGACCTCCAACATCCAGACCAGCACCGTGCCGTCGCTGGCGCAGCATCCGCTGGCCACCTTCCTGCGCCACGGCGTGCTGGCGTCGATCAACACCGACGATCCGGCGGTTCAGGGCATCGAGATCGAGCATGAATACCGCGTCGCCGCGCCGCAAGCCGGGCTGACGCCGGAAGAAATCCGCACCGCGCAGGAAAACGGCCTGAAGCTGGCCTTCCTCAGCGAGCAGGAAAAACAGGCACTGCGCGCCAAAGTTCAAGGCTAA
- a CDS encoding DeoR/GlpR family DNA-binding transcription regulator — protein sequence MLTSQRKKIILEKLAQDGQVLAKQLSEMFGLSEDTVRRDLRELDAEGLLQRVHGGALPVSSAIASFAERNHLESGAKRAIAKAAAALIAPGQVVIIDGGTTSAELVRQLPANLNATIVTHSPSVAVGLVDHPTVEVILIGGRLYKHSIVSVGAAAVEAMSHIRADIYFMGVTGVHPTAGLSTGDLEEAYIKRALAARAAETVVLASAAKLNAASQYAIGDITLAHTVIVERATDDALIAPLQQAGVSVLKA from the coding sequence ATGTTGACCAGCCAACGCAAGAAGATCATTTTGGAAAAACTGGCCCAGGATGGTCAGGTCTTGGCCAAACAGCTCAGCGAGATGTTCGGGCTGTCGGAAGATACGGTCCGGCGCGATCTGCGTGAACTGGACGCCGAGGGGTTGCTGCAACGGGTGCATGGCGGTGCCCTGCCGGTTTCTTCCGCCATCGCCAGCTTCGCCGAACGCAATCACTTGGAATCCGGCGCCAAACGCGCGATCGCCAAAGCGGCGGCGGCGCTGATCGCCCCCGGCCAGGTGGTGATCATCGACGGCGGCACCACCTCCGCAGAGCTGGTCAGGCAACTGCCGGCCAACCTCAACGCCACCATCGTCACCCACAGCCCCAGCGTCGCCGTGGGGTTGGTCGATCACCCCACCGTCGAGGTGATCCTGATCGGCGGCCGGCTGTACAAGCATTCGATCGTCAGCGTCGGCGCCGCCGCCGTAGAAGCGATGTCGCATATCCGCGCCGATATTTATTTCATGGGCGTGACCGGCGTGCACCCCACTGCAGGTCTGAGCACCGGCGATCTGGAGGAGGCCTACATCAAACGCGCGCTGGCGGCCCGCGCGGCGGAAACCGTGGTGCTGGCCTCCGCCGCCAAGCTTAACGCCGCCTCGCAGTATGCGATCGGCGATATTACGCTGGCGCACACCGTCATCGTTGAGCGGGCTACCGATGACGCACTGATCGCGCCGTTGCAGCAGGCGGGCGTCAGCGTGTTGAAAGCCTGA